The following coding sequences are from one Cetobacterium somerae ATCC BAA-474 window:
- the uvrC gene encoding excinuclease ABC subunit UvrC: MTIFNKEIPDNPGVYLMKNNSKVIYVGKAKNLSKRVSSYFNRDHQDEKTKELVKHIDDLDFIICNTEIDALILENNLIKKYSPKYNISLKDEKTYPYLLITNENFPKISIVRTTKKLNLNLGDYFGPYPYGAWNLKKTLSKFYQIRDCNRDMERIYPRPCLKFYMKLCSGPCVNKSIVSQYQENIKDIKEILKGNTKAILEKLQTQMTHAAENMEFEKAIFLREQRKEIETNIQTQISDANNSIDEDIFTFNLEDNKIFLCVLNIRDGKILGKNFHVINLEHKFYDDILEEILMIYYSKFPIPKNIIFQENLENFQDKINTLFQNVFNKKLFFFFPKIKSRRKELLDMGLLNLKKDTDNFYNKKSIVEKGLNDLYIKLKLKRFPFKIECFDISNIQGKDAVASMSVSVEGRKAKKFYRKFKITTKDTPDDFQMMREVIERRYSKLPIDEFPDIILIDGGLGQINAVGEILKGIGRDGVSELLSIAKKEEEIYKYTENTPYIFSKSDEALKILQRVRDEAHRFGVTYHRLLRNKRVISSELDNIPGIGPKRKELLLKTFGSVKQIKNATLGELEEIIPKHLALKIKEMI; the protein is encoded by the coding sequence ATGACTATTTTTAATAAAGAGATTCCAGACAATCCTGGAGTTTACTTGATGAAAAATAACTCTAAAGTTATATATGTTGGTAAAGCTAAAAATTTATCTAAAAGGGTTTCCTCTTATTTTAATAGAGATCACCAAGATGAAAAAACTAAAGAGCTTGTCAAACATATTGATGACTTAGATTTTATAATCTGTAATACAGAAATCGACGCTCTAATTTTAGAAAATAATCTGATAAAAAAATATTCTCCCAAATATAATATTAGTTTAAAAGATGAAAAAACTTATCCTTATTTGTTAATTACAAATGAAAATTTTCCTAAAATATCTATCGTTAGAACTACTAAAAAATTGAATCTTAATTTAGGTGATTATTTTGGTCCATATCCTTATGGTGCATGGAATTTAAAAAAAACTCTTTCAAAATTTTATCAAATTAGAGATTGTAATAGAGATATGGAAAGAATTTATCCTCGACCTTGCTTAAAATTTTATATGAAACTTTGCAGTGGTCCTTGTGTAAATAAATCTATCGTCTCTCAATACCAAGAAAATATAAAAGATATAAAAGAAATTTTAAAGGGAAATACTAAAGCTATTTTAGAAAAACTTCAAACTCAAATGACTCATGCTGCTGAAAATATGGAGTTTGAAAAAGCTATTTTTCTTAGGGAACAAAGAAAAGAGATTGAAACAAATATTCAAACTCAAATAAGCGATGCCAATAACTCTATTGACGAAGATATCTTTACATTTAATCTTGAGGATAATAAGATTTTTTTATGTGTTTTAAATATTCGAGATGGAAAAATTTTAGGTAAAAACTTCCATGTAATTAATTTAGAGCATAAATTTTATGATGATATTTTAGAAGAGATTCTTATGATTTATTACTCGAAATTTCCTATTCCCAAAAATATTATTTTCCAAGAAAATTTAGAAAATTTTCAAGATAAAATTAATACCTTATTTCAAAATGTTTTTAATAAAAAACTCTTTTTCTTCTTTCCTAAAATTAAATCTAGAAGAAAAGAGTTATTAGATATGGGATTACTTAATTTAAAAAAAGATACTGATAATTTCTACAATAAAAAATCGATTGTTGAAAAAGGATTAAATGATCTTTATATAAAATTAAAGTTAAAAAGATTTCCATTTAAAATCGAATGTTTTGATATTTCTAATATTCAAGGTAAAGATGCTGTAGCTTCAATGAGTGTCTCTGTAGAAGGACGTAAAGCTAAGAAGTTTTATAGAAAATTCAAAATTACAACTAAAGATACTCCTGACGATTTTCAAATGATGAGAGAAGTTATTGAAAGAAGATATAGTAAACTTCCTATTGATGAATTTCCTGATATTATTTTAATTGATGGTGGTCTTGGGCAGATTAATGCTGTTGGTGAAATTTTAAAAGGAATTGGTAGGGATGGAGTATCTGAACTTCTGAGTATCGCAAAAAAAGAAGAGGAAATTTATAAATATACAGAAAATACACCATATATATTTTCAAAAAGTGATGAAGCATTAAAAATCTTACAAAGAGTTCGAGACGAAGCTCATAGATTTGGGGTTACTTACCATAGATTACTTAGAAACAAAAGAGTTATCTCTAGCGAACTAGATAACATACCTGGAATTGGTCCTAAGAGAAAAGAACTTCTCTTAAAAACTTTTGGATCTGTTAAACAAATAAAAAATGCTACTTTAGGTGAACTTGAAGAAATAATTCCAAAACACCTAGCCTTAAAAATAAAGGAGATGATTTAA
- the rapZ gene encoding RNase adapter RapZ, which produces MELIILTGLSGSGKSTGLKTLEDLGFFTMDNIPFRFAGVILKDLKNSTKDNGVKRIALGLDIRTIINENDFNTFFNEIDNLNIDYKIIFLEASTQSILNRYNLTRRKHPLTKETLLQSIEDEIFLMEDIKDKANLIIDTSFLSAKELSRKIELAVASFSKNILLNIHLQSFGFKHGVPIDADMIFDVRTLPNPYYLEELREKTGLNDEVYDYVMSFETSRILYDKILDLITFLIPGYIKDEKRHLTIGIGCSGGKHRSVSFVRKLEKDLKNISEVNIFSIHRENERGNW; this is translated from the coding sequence ATGGAGCTAATTATTTTAACTGGACTTAGCGGCTCTGGAAAGTCCACTGGTTTAAAAACTTTAGAAGATTTAGGTTTTTTTACAATGGACAATATTCCGTTTCGATTTGCAGGAGTAATTTTAAAAGATTTAAAAAATTCTACTAAAGATAACGGCGTAAAGCGAATTGCTTTAGGTTTAGATATTAGAACAATTATCAACGAAAATGATTTCAATACTTTTTTTAACGAAATTGATAATTTAAATATCGATTATAAAATAATCTTTTTAGAAGCATCTACACAATCTATTTTAAATAGATACAATTTAACTCGAAGAAAACATCCTCTAACAAAAGAAACACTTTTACAAAGTATCGAGGACGAAATTTTTCTTATGGAAGATATTAAAGATAAAGCTAATCTTATTATAGATACTAGCTTTTTAAGCGCTAAAGAACTTTCTAGAAAAATTGAACTTGCTGTAGCATCTTTTTCAAAAAATATTCTTTTAAATATTCATTTACAATCATTTGGTTTTAAACATGGAGTTCCCATTGACGCTGATATGATTTTTGATGTTAGAACTCTTCCAAATCCATATTACTTAGAAGAACTAAGAGAAAAAACTGGATTAAATGATGAGGTTTATGATTATGTTATGAGTTTTGAAACCTCAAGAATTCTTTATGATAAAATTTTAGATTTAATCACTTTTTTAATTCCAGGTTATATAAAGGATGAAAAAAGACACTTAACAATAGGAATTGGCTGTAGTGGTGGAAAACATAGATCTGTTTCATTTGTTAGAAAACTTGAAAAAGATTTAAAAAATATTAGTGAAGTTAACATTTTTTCTATTCATAGAGAAAATGAGAGAGGAAATTGGTAA